The region ATGATCAAAGACTGTTCAACTGTATGGCATAACTGCCTCCAGGTGATAAAGGAAAACATTGGCGAACAGAGCTTTAAGACTTGGTTCGAGCCAATCAAACCTGTATCCCTGCGCGACGGCGTACTTACCATACAAGTGCCCAGCCAGTTCTTTTATGAGTGGCTGGAGGAGCACTATGTGCAGCTTCTGAAAAAGGTCATTTATCAGGAACTTGGCAGTGAGGGCCGCCTCGAGTACTCTATTATCGTGGATAGGGGGAATGAGTCTAACAAGCCTCAGACCGTAAACATCCCCACCAAGAAGATACCGCAGGCAGTAGTAAATTCTTACCGGCCGGAGCAAAACTTCATCAAGAGCCCGTTTGAGTCGAAGACAATAGACCGGAACTTCCTGAACTCGCAGCTGAACCCGGCTTATACTTTTGAGAACTACATTGAGGGGGACTGTAACCGTTTGGCGCGCTCGGCAGGCTATGCCGTGGCCAACAAGCCGGGCACAACCTCTTTTAACCCGCTGATGATTTATGGCGGCGTGGGCCTTGGCAAAACGCACCTGGTGCAGGCCATCGGCAACAACATCAAAAACAGCAACCCCGAGAAGTTTGTCCTCTACGTGTCGTCGGAGAAGTTCGTGAACCAGTTCATCGAGTCCCTGAAGACGAACAACGTGCAGGACTTTGCCAACTTCTACCTGCTGGTGGATATCCTGATCATAGACGACGTGCAGTTTTTGAGCGGGAAGGAAAAGACGCAGGAGATGTTCTTCCACATCTTTAACCACCTGCACCAGTCGGGCAAGCAGATCGTGATGACCTCCGACTGCCCGCCACGCGACCTGAAGGGCCTGGAGGAGCGCCTGCTGTCCCGCTTTAAGTGGGGCCTTACCGCTGACCTGCAAAGCCCGGACTTCGAGACGCGCATGGCTATCATCCACAAGAAAATGCAGAGTGACGGCATCGACATTCCGGACAACGTAGTGGAGTACCTGGCCTACAGCGTGGATACGAACGTGCGTGAGCTGGAGGGCGTGCTGATCTCTTTGATCGCACAGTCATCGCTCAATAGAAAAGAAA is a window of Pontibacter kalidii DNA encoding:
- the dnaA gene encoding chromosomal replication initiator protein DnaA, which encodes MIKDCSTVWHNCLQVIKENIGEQSFKTWFEPIKPVSLRDGVLTIQVPSQFFYEWLEEHYVQLLKKVIYQELGSEGRLEYSIIVDRGNESNKPQTVNIPTKKIPQAVVNSYRPEQNFIKSPFESKTIDRNFLNSQLNPAYTFENYIEGDCNRLARSAGYAVANKPGTTSFNPLMIYGGVGLGKTHLVQAIGNNIKNSNPEKFVLYVSSEKFVNQFIESLKTNNVQDFANFYLLVDILIIDDVQFLSGKEKTQEMFFHIFNHLHQSGKQIVMTSDCPPRDLKGLEERLLSRFKWGLTADLQSPDFETRMAIIHKKMQSDGIDIPDNVVEYLAYSVDTNVRELEGVLISLIAQSSLNRKEIDLELAKQALKHIIEDVETEVNLDFIQKTVAEYFQVSLDSLKAKTRKKEIVTARQVAMYFAKEFTSHSLKSIGYHFGGRDHSTVIHSVQTVSDLIDTDKKFKASIQELQKKFKSKAG